A window of Sutcliffiella cohnii contains these coding sequences:
- the mgtE gene encoding magnesium transporter: MVKNLTENEIIINVIKYIKEGKRKDFQEIIDELQPYDVASIYQQLPEKHRVRFLSYMSDEELTSFIQELTQDLQLQVFQKIGVEKSAKIMDMMDNDDLATLFHEMEPKIKEAFLSKMDEEESTAVRDLMKYEAETAGRIMTNRFVWIPKHYTVMEVVAKLKSFAEIAETINYLYVIDGDKKLVGVVSYRDLILADANEKIEDIMFSRVISVSADTDQEEVANIIGRYDFLAVPVIEEDGTLVGIITVDDVIDVVMQEANEDIEKLSASGKDIDFDTKAWVASRRRLPWLILLLFIGLISGSIISNFEETLEAVVALAFFMPMIAGMTGNTGTQSLAVVVRGLITREMDMKVAVGLVLRELRVGIIIGITCGILIAIIAWVWLPDPMFGVVVGISLLCTLIIGTLAGTIIPLILYKLNVDPAIASGPLITTLNDIISLFIYFGIATALLL, encoded by the coding sequence ATGGTGAAAAATTTAACAGAAAATGAAATCATCATCAATGTTATTAAGTACATTAAAGAGGGTAAACGGAAAGATTTTCAAGAAATAATAGATGAGCTGCAACCATATGACGTTGCCTCCATTTATCAGCAATTACCAGAAAAACATCGAGTAAGATTCTTGTCATACATGTCCGATGAAGAGCTTACATCATTTATTCAAGAGTTAACACAAGATTTACAGCTCCAAGTATTCCAAAAAATTGGTGTTGAGAAATCAGCCAAAATAATGGATATGATGGATAACGATGATCTTGCGACGCTTTTCCATGAAATGGAGCCAAAAATTAAAGAAGCATTCCTTTCTAAAATGGATGAAGAGGAATCAACTGCCGTACGTGATTTAATGAAGTATGAAGCGGAAACTGCTGGTCGTATTATGACAAACCGCTTCGTTTGGATTCCTAAACATTACACGGTTATGGAAGTAGTGGCAAAGCTAAAAAGTTTTGCGGAAATCGCTGAAACAATTAACTATTTATATGTTATTGACGGAGATAAGAAACTAGTAGGAGTTGTATCGTACCGTGATTTAATATTAGCGGATGCGAACGAAAAAATTGAAGATATTATGTTTAGTCGTGTTATCTCTGTTTCAGCCGATACCGACCAAGAAGAAGTAGCTAATATCATTGGCCGTTACGATTTTCTTGCTGTACCGGTAATTGAAGAAGATGGTACGCTTGTCGGTATTATTACGGTCGATGATGTCATCGACGTTGTAATGCAAGAAGCGAATGAGGATATTGAAAAGCTTTCTGCATCGGGTAAAGATATTGATTTTGATACGAAAGCATGGGTAGCATCAAGAAGAAGATTGCCTTGGCTTATTTTACTTCTATTTATTGGTTTAATTTCAGGAAGTATTATAAGTAACTTTGAAGAAACATTAGAAGCTGTCGTTGCTTTAGCCTTTTTCATGCCAATGATTGCAGGAATGACAGGAAATACTGGAACACAGTCACTTGCTGTTGTAGTACGTGGATTGATTACGCGTGAGATGGATATGAAAGTTGCAGTTGGATTAGTTTTAAGGGAACTTCGTGTTGGAATTATTATCGGAATTACTTGTGGTATTTTAATTGCGATTATTGCCTGGGTATGGTTACCTGACCCAATGTTTGGCGTCGTTGTTGGAATATCTTTACTTTGTACATTAATAATTGGTACGTTAGCAGGTACAATTATTCCACTTATTCTATATAAACTAAATGTAGACCCTGCGATTGCATCAGGTCCACTAATTACTACGTTAAATGATATTATCTCTTTATTTATATATTTTGGTATAGCAACAGCACTTTTATTGTAA
- a CDS encoding sulfite exporter TauE/SafE family protein — translation MDYVLLIVIGFCISMLSGFFGIGGGFVLTPLLLLLGFSPIEAITTSLFYTIGSSIAGMYAHYKLKNILWKEAIIVGISGAIATQVAYPFVRWLESNNLDTTVIPTFYLILLTYFSYSMLKKQKNVTSKTSVGASKWKLIILGIGAGFLSTTLGVGGGFFLVPLLITFFGLPSKKAVATSLVAVFFIVSTGFVTYVVNTPIQWEVAFFLVTGALLGSPLGAKATSFFQQKRIQHLLGFLYITTFISLALKLIQLNTVGFWILSIYTLFVNVLLLVRLFKQKRLAAIT, via the coding sequence ATGGATTATGTCCTTTTAATTGTAATCGGCTTTTGCATTAGTATGCTTTCTGGTTTTTTCGGCATAGGTGGTGGATTTGTTCTAACACCACTGTTATTACTTTTAGGATTTAGCCCTATTGAAGCGATCACAACTAGCTTATTTTATACGATTGGTTCTTCTATCGCAGGAATGTATGCCCATTACAAATTAAAGAATATTTTATGGAAAGAAGCTATTATTGTCGGAATTAGTGGAGCTATTGCTACTCAGGTAGCCTATCCGTTTGTACGGTGGCTAGAGAGCAACAATTTGGATACGACTGTTATTCCAACATTTTATTTAATTCTCTTAACTTATTTCTCTTATAGCATGTTAAAGAAACAAAAAAATGTCACAAGCAAGACGTCAGTAGGAGCTAGTAAGTGGAAGTTAATCATATTAGGAATAGGGGCAGGATTTCTTTCCACAACACTCGGAGTTGGTGGTGGCTTTTTCTTAGTTCCTTTGCTTATTACTTTTTTCGGATTGCCTTCTAAAAAAGCGGTTGCGACTAGTTTAGTAGCAGTATTTTTCATCGTCTCTACTGGTTTTGTTACATATGTAGTAAATACACCAATACAATGGGAAGTCGCATTCTTTTTAGTTACCGGGGCTTTGTTAGGCTCTCCTTTAGGAGCAAAGGCTACGTCTTTTTTCCAACAAAAAAGGATTCAACATTTACTTGGATTTCTTTATATCACCACATTTATTAGCTTGGCATTAAAGTTAATTCAGCTCAACACTGTCGGCTTTTGGATTCTTTCCATCTATACTCTGTTTGTTAATGTACTATTATTAGTTCGGCTTTTTAAACAAAAAAGGTTAGCAGCAATAACGTGA
- a CDS encoding SpoVR family protein — protein MRPEDEKALFYAIDEITEIAKGFGLDFYPMRYEICPADIIYTFGAYGMPTRFSHWSFGKQFHKMKLHYDLGLSKIYELVINSDPCYAFLLDTNSLIQNKLIVAHVLAHCDFFKNNSRFQNTKRDMVESMAATAERIKQYEHEYGKKEVETFLDAVLSIQEHIDPSLVRPKLAWSLEDLEEEEAPHKHSIYDDLWLLDDRNKPKEKPRRKKKSLPPQPEKDILLFIEQYSRELEEWQRDILTMMREEMLYFWPQLETKIMNEGWASFWHQRILREMDLTSDEAVEFAKLNAGVVQPSRTSINPYYLGLKIFEDIEERYNNPTEDMKKDGVEPGSGREKMFEVREIESDISFIRNYLTKDLVLREDMYLFQKQGKDYKIVDKEWVQVRDQLVNMRVNGGFPYITVNDGDYMKAGELYLKHWFEGIELDLKYLEKVLPYIYQLWGRPVHMESVIEGKNVVFFYDGKTVQRKYI, from the coding sequence ATGAGACCGGAAGATGAAAAAGCGTTATTTTACGCTATCGATGAAATTACAGAAATAGCAAAAGGCTTTGGTTTAGATTTTTACCCAATGAGATATGAAATTTGTCCAGCTGACATTATTTACACATTCGGAGCGTACGGAATGCCAACGAGATTTTCTCATTGGAGTTTCGGAAAACAGTTCCATAAAATGAAGCTTCATTACGACTTAGGGTTAAGTAAAATTTATGAGCTCGTCATCAACTCGGATCCTTGCTATGCGTTTTTGTTAGATACCAATTCGTTAATTCAAAATAAACTTATTGTTGCGCACGTTTTAGCTCACTGTGATTTCTTTAAAAATAATAGTCGCTTCCAAAATACGAAACGAGACATGGTAGAAAGTATGGCGGCCACTGCTGAACGGATAAAACAGTATGAGCATGAATATGGCAAAAAAGAAGTCGAGACATTTCTAGATGCTGTCCTTTCCATTCAAGAGCATATTGACCCGTCCTTAGTACGACCAAAACTTGCCTGGAGTTTAGAAGATTTAGAAGAGGAGGAAGCTCCACATAAGCATTCTATTTATGACGATCTCTGGTTATTAGACGATCGTAACAAACCGAAGGAAAAGCCGAGAAGAAAGAAGAAGAGCCTTCCGCCCCAGCCTGAAAAAGACATTTTATTATTTATCGAGCAATACAGTCGAGAACTAGAAGAATGGCAACGGGATATTTTAACGATGATGCGGGAGGAGATGCTCTATTTTTGGCCACAGCTAGAAACGAAAATCATGAACGAAGGCTGGGCTTCCTTCTGGCATCAACGCATCTTACGTGAAATGGACTTAACGAGTGACGAGGCGGTGGAATTCGCTAAACTAAATGCGGGCGTTGTGCAACCATCACGTACTAGCATAAACCCTTATTATTTAGGATTGAAAATCTTTGAAGATATCGAAGAACGTTACAACAACCCAACAGAGGACATGAAAAAGGATGGAGTAGAGCCAGGTTCCGGTCGTGAAAAAATGTTCGAGGTGCGTGAAATCGAATCGGATATTTCGTTTATTCGTAACTATTTAACGAAAGACCTTGTTTTAAGAGAAGATATGTACTTATTCCAAAAGCAAGGGAAAGACTACAAAATTGTTGATAAAGAGTGGGTGCAAGTTCGCGACCAATTAGTGAACATGCGGGTAAATGGAGGTTTTCCATATATTACAGTAAATGATGGCGACTACATGAAAGCTGGAGAACTCTATTTAAAACATTGGTTTGAAGGAATTGAGCTTGACTTAAAATATTTGGAAAAAGTGTTACCATACATTTATCAGTTATGGGGAAGACCAGTGCATATGGAATCGGTTATTGAAGGGAAAAATGTAGTGTTCTTCTATGATGGGAAGACCGTGCAGAGGAAGTATATATAA
- a CDS encoding winged helix-turn-helix domain-containing protein translates to MNDNSLNVSVEQAKLLGNALRIKIIGQLIDKPKTSKQVADLLRETGGNVHYHMKKLYEGGLIELVEERKFGGVIEKYYKSKAKWFNSVGDTQVDPVLKDNYLSKDSTALSLRLHLTPQQQDEIKEEFKQFLENWVMKTSVSDGTQTEEYSIGVKIVSTELKSEEYGD, encoded by the coding sequence ATGAACGATAATTCATTAAATGTATCAGTTGAACAAGCAAAATTACTTGGAAATGCACTTAGAATTAAAATAATTGGTCAGTTAATTGATAAACCAAAAACTTCTAAACAAGTAGCGGATCTGCTAAGAGAAACAGGTGGAAATGTACATTATCATATGAAAAAATTATATGAAGGTGGATTAATCGAGCTTGTGGAAGAAAGGAAGTTTGGGGGAGTTATAGAGAAGTATTATAAATCAAAAGCAAAGTGGTTTAACTCAGTAGGAGATACACAGGTTGACCCAGTGTTAAAAGATAACTATCTTTCAAAAGATTCTACCGCTTTAAGCCTTCGATTACATTTAACTCCTCAACAACAAGACGAAATAAAAGAAGAATTTAAGCAGTTTCTTGAGAACTGGGTAATGAAAACTTCTGTAAGCGACGGGACACAAACAGAGGAATACAGTATCGGTGTAAAAATAGTCTCTACAGAACTAAAAAGTGAAGAATATGGGGATTAA
- a CDS encoding MFS transporter → MSILLNRNFLYMFLGRVVTNIGDTMYAVAAMWLVSELGGSTFYTGLAGFLTIIPRFVQFFAGPFIDRIPIRPLLIMTQCIQSILLLIIPIAHYFDVITVTLVLIISPIITTFNMLVYPAQMASLPKIVEKKDLTKANSLFTFAYQGIETGCNAIAGVLLVTIGAISIYLIDSVMFLMGAILFSLIKLPKPQRKEKSDESFIVHFKKYGVELKEGISILLNKTFSRLLLGIIAINLVGGATFVVLPEFSKQQGGAEIFGLLLMAQALGSISGALLTPYLKLEKFGIGKVYATAFIISGILWAISVFSPWTWLMIVIYGLAWFPGGVTNILVNTFIQRGIPKHLLGRVFSASFSLSGIAMPIGSLIGGVLGVVVGSVYIIFVSGVIVFFVGVFWILDKVTRSLPKSEDVTETTFMKKPLPTVVAKIR, encoded by the coding sequence ATGAGTATACTTTTAAATAGAAATTTTCTATACATGTTTTTAGGGAGAGTTGTAACAAATATTGGGGACACAATGTATGCAGTCGCGGCCATGTGGTTAGTTTCTGAATTAGGGGGCTCTACTTTTTATACTGGTTTGGCTGGGTTCCTTACTATCATACCGAGGTTTGTTCAATTTTTTGCCGGACCATTTATTGATAGAATACCAATTCGTCCCTTATTAATTATGACACAGTGCATTCAATCTATTCTTTTGTTAATCATTCCAATCGCGCATTACTTTGACGTAATAACAGTTACACTCGTTTTAATTATTTCTCCTATCATAACAACTTTTAATATGTTAGTTTACCCTGCTCAAATGGCGTCTTTACCTAAAATTGTAGAAAAAAAAGACCTAACAAAAGCAAATTCGCTTTTCACTTTTGCTTATCAAGGAATTGAAACCGGATGCAATGCAATTGCCGGCGTATTACTTGTAACAATTGGCGCAATTTCTATATATCTTATAGACTCTGTTATGTTTTTAATGGGGGCTATACTATTCTCCTTAATAAAATTACCTAAACCACAAAGAAAAGAAAAAAGTGATGAATCATTTATAGTACATTTTAAAAAGTATGGTGTGGAGCTAAAAGAGGGTATTAGTATACTTCTTAATAAGACATTCTCTAGATTATTGTTAGGAATCATCGCTATTAATCTAGTAGGTGGTGCCACTTTTGTTGTATTACCAGAATTCAGTAAACAACAAGGCGGGGCAGAAATTTTTGGCCTGTTATTGATGGCACAAGCACTAGGAAGTATTAGTGGAGCATTATTGACTCCGTATCTGAAGTTAGAAAAGTTTGGAATCGGAAAGGTTTATGCGACTGCATTTATTATAAGCGGTATTTTGTGGGCAATATCGGTTTTTAGCCCATGGACGTGGTTAATGATTGTAATTTACGGTCTAGCTTGGTTCCCAGGTGGGGTTACGAATATTTTAGTTAATACTTTTATACAAAGAGGAATACCAAAACATTTGTTAGGAAGAGTGTTCTCTGCATCTTTTAGTTTAAGTGGTATCGCAATGCCGATAGGGTCCCTTATTGGTGGCGTATTAGGTGTAGTAGTTGGAAGTGTATATATAATTTTTGTAAGCGGGGTAATCGTATTTTTCGTTGGAGTCTTTTGGATATTGGATAAGGTTACTCGATCGCTCCCAAAGTCAGAGGATGTTACAGAAACCACATTTATGAAAAAGCCATTACCGACTGTTGTGGCAAAAATCCGCTAA
- a CDS encoding spore coat protein: MGFGRPGFGFGRPGFGFGRPGFGFGRPGFGFGFPGFGFGFGFPFLTGLAAGALLTPPRYYYPPYPPYPYPYYW, translated from the coding sequence ATGGGGTTCGGCCGTCCAGGTTTTGGCTTTGGTAGACCGGGCTTCGGTTTTGGTCGTCCAGGTTTTGGTTTTGGTAGACCTGGTTTCGGTTTTGGGTTTCCAGGATTTGGATTCGGTTTCGGTTTTCCATTTTTAACAGGATTAGCAGCAGGTGCATTATTAACGCCACCTAGATATTACTATCCGCCTTATCCACCATATCCATATCCTTATTATTGGTAA
- a CDS encoding permease: MIVQTLKDFLFIALELTILFIGISFLISLLQCFIPFEKLEKKLAGKNKIIAAFGAVLFAFITPFCSCSTIPVVVNMLKRKLPFGIVMIFLFSSPVLDPTIITIMGVILGWKVAIIYTVVTTFFSIVIGFALESFGFEKYVKNVIMSGYDEKGKRFNIKEAFKDTVSLIKSVFPYLLIGAAIGSIINGLVPTEWISNTFGSDHWWLIPLAAVLGIPLYIRLSSMIPISQILILKGMALGPVMAMMISSAGASLPEVILLKSIFKQQLVITFVIAVITMSTFAGFIFYLI, translated from the coding sequence ATGATCGTACAAACGTTAAAAGACTTTTTATTTATTGCTTTAGAATTAACGATTTTATTTATTGGCATTTCATTTCTTATCAGTCTTTTGCAATGCTTTATACCTTTTGAAAAATTAGAGAAGAAATTAGCAGGGAAAAACAAAATAATTGCTGCCTTCGGGGCTGTATTATTTGCATTTATTACACCGTTTTGCTCATGCTCCACAATACCAGTCGTAGTAAATATGCTTAAACGAAAGCTACCTTTTGGAATTGTAATGATTTTCTTATTTTCATCTCCTGTACTGGATCCAACAATTATTACCATTATGGGAGTTATACTCGGATGGAAAGTCGCTATTATTTACACAGTAGTAACAACTTTTTTTTCGATTGTTATCGGTTTTGCGCTTGAATCCTTCGGTTTTGAGAAATATGTGAAGAATGTCATTATGTCTGGTTATGATGAAAAAGGAAAAAGATTCAACATTAAAGAAGCTTTTAAAGACACTGTTAGTTTAATAAAAAGCGTATTTCCATATCTTCTTATTGGTGCTGCTATCGGTTCCATCATTAACGGCTTAGTACCGACCGAGTGGATTTCCAATACTTTCGGTTCAGACCATTGGTGGCTTATACCCCTTGCAGCTGTTTTGGGAATTCCTTTATATATTAGACTTTCTAGTATGATCCCAATATCACAAATATTAATTCTGAAAGGGATGGCACTCGGTCCAGTAATGGCGATGATGATTAGTTCTGCAGGAGCGAGCCTACCTGAAGTCATATTATTAAAGTCCATTTTCAAACAGCAGTTAGTTATTACCTTTGTTATAGCTGTTATTACGATGTCAACATTTGCTGGCTTTATCTTTTATTTAATATAA
- a CDS encoding ArsR/SmtB family transcription factor: MKKEIDLQETPLETVFEVYESKFKAIADKQRLQIMNLLTQKGEVNVNDLAQLVNMTQSKLSYHLKILLDANLIVRETRGTWNYYKLNQEEVNHLLSAELCCLFRPTC, translated from the coding sequence GTGAAAAAAGAAATAGATTTGCAAGAAACACCGTTAGAAACGGTTTTTGAAGTGTATGAAAGTAAATTTAAGGCCATTGCGGATAAGCAAAGACTCCAAATAATGAATTTACTTACCCAAAAGGGGGAAGTGAATGTAAACGATTTAGCCCAATTAGTGAATATGACACAGTCCAAATTATCTTATCATTTAAAAATCCTTCTTGACGCTAACCTTATTGTGAGGGAAACAAGAGGTACATGGAATTACTACAAATTAAATCAAGAGGAAGTTAACCATCTATTGTCGGCAGAACTTTGTTGTTTATTTCGACCGACTTGTTAA
- a CDS encoding fluoride efflux transporter FluC has translation MIYKNIIAIAIGGALGTIGRGLLNMHSLWIGLPIATVIENIVGSFLLGLFTGWLIHKRTKDWVKTGIGVGFCGGFTTMSTLAADTLLLYMDSSLLHSFVYLFVSLFAGITLGFIGLILGSKWGESEVKRKVVNH, from the coding sequence ATGATTTATAAAAATATTATTGCCATTGCTATTGGTGGTGCATTAGGGACGATAGGTCGAGGACTATTAAATATGCACTCGTTGTGGATTGGTTTGCCCATTGCAACAGTCATTGAAAATATAGTAGGAAGTTTTTTATTAGGTTTGTTTACAGGCTGGTTAATACATAAAAGAACGAAAGATTGGGTGAAAACAGGAATTGGAGTTGGGTTTTGTGGTGGATTTACGACGATGTCAACACTAGCTGCAGACACACTACTGTTGTACATGGACTCCAGTTTGCTTCATAGCTTCGTTTATTTATTTGTATCGTTGTTCGCTGGAATAACTTTAGGGTTCATAGGATTAATACTCGGCAGTAAGTGGGGAGAATCCGAGGTGAAAAGAAAAGTGGTGAATCATTAA
- the crcB gene encoding fluoride efflux transporter CrcB has protein sequence MELVLLGAGGAAGAVSRYLIGLLFMKKYPHPYIPSAMLIVNLTGSLGLGLYFGAVYDAIPTAAYDELLYLLLGIGFFGAFTTFSTFSMELIELIRKKFYKKAILYFSLSIFGSIGIFLIGFMVSR, from the coding sequence ATGGAATTAGTTCTATTAGGAGCAGGTGGAGCGGCAGGAGCTGTCTCACGTTATTTAATAGGGTTACTTTTTATGAAAAAATACCCTCATCCGTACATACCAAGTGCGATGCTCATCGTGAACTTAACGGGCTCACTCGGGCTGGGATTGTATTTTGGAGCGGTCTATGATGCTATTCCAACAGCCGCATATGATGAATTACTATATTTATTACTAGGTATAGGTTTTTTTGGAGCTTTCACTACTTTCTCAACGTTTAGTATGGAGTTAATAGAATTGATACGAAAAAAGTTTTATAAAAAGGCGATTCTTTATTTCTCACTATCTATCTTCGGTAGTATTGGAATTTTTCTAATTGGATTTATGGTAAGTAGATAA
- a CDS encoding amidase has protein sequence MTEIYKLTATELAPLIETRKISPVEVTTSIMERIERLDSTVNAYITTLPELANQQAKNAEAEIMNGRYKGPLHGIPIGIKDNKYTKGTLTTGGSALLKQFVPDYDATVVKKLLCAGGIMTGKLNMHEFGGGITNTNPAYGNARNPWNLEHSPGGSSGGSGAALAAGLVTLTTGTDTFGSIRVPAAMCGIYGLKPTYGLVSSYGVAPLAWSLDHIGPMARSVSDLAIMLNEMVGYDPNDPGSIKAPKPDYKEKLVKDMKGLKIGVPTLFLQGLEPDVEMKFKEALSYLNSLGVHIIQLDIPELELATFANYVITTGEASSYHYERLQQNNEGFADDVRIFFQTGIVTDTPQYVRAQQARRVVANAVKQTFEQVDILAGPTIPIAAPKFQEDIVPFNIEITKKCMPFTAPANVSGNPALSIPVGLSSKGLPIGMQIIGKHLDEKLLLQVGALWDN, from the coding sequence TTGACTGAAATTTATAAACTTACCGCTACCGAACTTGCCCCTCTCATAGAAACTAGAAAAATATCACCGGTGGAAGTTACCACGTCCATCATGGAACGTATAGAAAGATTAGATTCTACTGTTAATGCCTATATTACAACATTACCGGAACTAGCCAATCAGCAAGCAAAAAATGCGGAAGCTGAAATAATGAATGGAAGATATAAAGGCCCATTACACGGGATTCCGATTGGTATAAAGGACAACAAATATACGAAAGGAACTCTAACAACTGGTGGTTCTGCTTTATTAAAACAATTCGTACCAGATTACGATGCAACTGTCGTAAAGAAGCTACTCTGTGCAGGTGGAATTATGACAGGTAAGCTCAACATGCATGAGTTTGGCGGTGGAATAACAAATACGAACCCAGCTTACGGTAATGCAAGGAACCCTTGGAATTTAGAACATTCTCCAGGAGGATCTAGTGGAGGAAGTGGCGCAGCATTAGCCGCAGGATTAGTCACATTAACTACTGGCACCGATACGTTTGGATCAATAAGAGTTCCAGCTGCAATGTGCGGGATATATGGTTTAAAACCTACTTACGGTTTAGTAAGCTCATACGGAGTTGCCCCACTTGCATGGTCATTAGATCATATCGGCCCAATGGCACGGTCTGTTTCGGATCTTGCCATTATGTTAAATGAAATGGTAGGCTATGACCCAAATGATCCTGGAAGCATAAAAGCACCGAAGCCTGACTATAAAGAAAAATTGGTTAAAGACATGAAAGGTTTAAAAATTGGTGTACCTACTCTTTTCTTACAAGGTTTGGAGCCCGATGTGGAAATGAAATTTAAAGAAGCACTTTCCTACCTAAATAGTTTAGGAGTACACATTATACAATTGGATATTCCGGAGCTTGAACTTGCTACTTTTGCCAATTATGTGATAACGACTGGAGAAGCTTCAAGCTATCATTACGAAAGACTCCAACAAAACAATGAAGGTTTTGCTGATGATGTACGTATCTTTTTCCAGACTGGCATCGTAACGGACACCCCCCAATACGTTAGAGCACAGCAAGCTAGACGTGTAGTTGCAAACGCAGTTAAACAAACTTTTGAACAGGTAGATATTTTAGCAGGTCCAACTATTCCAATTGCTGCTCCTAAATTCCAAGAAGACATTGTCCCTTTTAATATCGAAATTACAAAAAAGTGCATGCCTTTTACTGCTCCAGCTAACGTGTCAGGAAATCCAGCACTTTCCATTCCAGTTGGATTATCCAGTAAAGGACTGCCAATTGGTATGCAAATTATCGGGAAGCATCTTGACGAAAAGTTACTTTTACAAGTAGGAGCCTTATGGGATAATTGA
- a CDS encoding chromate transporter produces MEKQNKGLATLLEILLVSTRLGLTSFGGPVAHLGYFHNEYIQRRKWMDDKSYADLVALCQFLPGPASSQVGIGIGVMRGGILGGIAAFIGFTLPSVLILIIFALLLHNFGFEDAGWIHGLKIVAVVVVAHAILGMAKNLTPDVSRKAIALGAIVITLLWQTAFTQVSVIIIAGIIGYLIFKEQKVQEGAVKALFPISKRFGYISLAIFFGLLIVLPIMREVTSLESVAMFDSFYRSGSLVFGGGHVVLPLLEREFVPTGWLTEEQFLAGYGAAQAVPGPLFTFAAYIGAVINGWQGGLLATVAIFLPAFLLILGTLPFWDTLRQNGKVKAALMGVNAAVVGILIAALYHPIWTSSILSAIDFAFAAVLFSMLMYWKLPPWLIVLTGAVGGFVLTLF; encoded by the coding sequence TTGGAAAAACAAAACAAAGGACTAGCAACTCTCTTGGAGATTCTTCTAGTATCTACAAGACTAGGACTAACTTCATTTGGTGGACCAGTTGCTCATTTAGGCTATTTTCATAACGAATACATACAGAGAAGAAAATGGATGGATGACAAAAGTTATGCTGATTTAGTGGCACTTTGTCAGTTCTTGCCTGGACCAGCTAGTAGCCAAGTTGGAATAGGAATTGGAGTTATGCGTGGTGGAATTTTAGGTGGAATAGCTGCCTTTATCGGATTTACTCTCCCTTCCGTTCTTATATTAATTATTTTCGCATTACTTTTACATAATTTTGGTTTTGAAGATGCAGGATGGATTCACGGATTAAAAATAGTTGCTGTCGTTGTTGTTGCCCATGCAATACTAGGGATGGCGAAAAATTTAACTCCTGATGTTTCTAGAAAAGCGATAGCACTAGGGGCTATTGTCATTACTTTATTATGGCAAACGGCTTTTACACAAGTATCGGTCATTATAATAGCTGGAATTATTGGTTATCTAATATTTAAAGAGCAAAAAGTCCAAGAAGGTGCTGTTAAAGCTCTCTTCCCTATAAGTAAACGATTTGGATATATTAGTTTAGCAATCTTTTTTGGGCTGTTAATTGTTCTTCCGATTATGAGAGAAGTTACATCTTTAGAATCTGTTGCGATGTTTGACAGTTTTTATCGTTCCGGCTCCTTAGTGTTCGGTGGTGGACATGTCGTATTACCACTGCTCGAGCGTGAGTTTGTACCGACAGGCTGGTTGACTGAAGAACAGTTTCTAGCCGGATACGGAGCAGCTCAAGCTGTCCCTGGCCCTCTATTTACTTTTGCCGCCTACATTGGTGCTGTTATTAACGGTTGGCAAGGAGGTTTACTTGCTACTGTTGCGATTTTCCTTCCTGCTTTTCTACTCATATTAGGTACATTACCATTTTGGGATACACTACGTCAAAATGGGAAAGTAAAGGCCGCTCTAATGGGTGTCAATGCAGCGGTTGTCGGAATTTTAATTGCTGCTCTCTATCATCCGATTTGGACTAGTTCAATTCTTTCTGCCATTGATTTTGCTTTTGCTGCTGTGCTTTTTAGTATGTTAATGTATTGGAAGCTTCCACCGTGGTTAATCGTACTAACCGGTGCTGTTGGTGGATTCGTATTAACTTTGTTTTAA